The Camelus dromedarius isolate mCamDro1 chromosome 1, mCamDro1.pat, whole genome shotgun sequence genome has a window encoding:
- the C1H4orf17 gene encoding uncharacterized protein C4orf17 homolog isoform X2, whose protein sequence is MNMSLKSPVSAPQFESKGSHISARNGSCFLVRHTPHPRRVCHIKGLNNIPICTVNDDEDSFRTLWGAGQFHHSEKDEIPYAKCSYPPSTAALESPVRGASSGPNRLRAPPRPHSEPCRKIKECFRTSSENPLGLQKEEIKVKNSPSPPKACSSAGSCSSEVISAKTDVKESTVCIPNYLDQEIKILEKLCNILQTDSLAEVLQWLLHASSKEKEWVSALIHAELAQINLLTHLRRNTSAEPAAETGRPQKVKSPPNSPAKSKVLPRSMERHQLSRVASQGSEGNKEIPKEAEHNPPLFIRRNKMKIPVAEYFSKPKSPPRPKTQESMSTKAMSARNIQQGYSLSPQRAFYPVTHQR, encoded by the exons ATGAACATGAGCCTGAAGTCCCCAGTGTCTGCTCCTCAGTTTGAGAGCAAAGGCAGCCATATTTCAGCGAGAAATGGAAGCTGTTTTCTAGTCAGGCACACCCCTCATCCCAGAAGGGTCTGCCACATCAAAG GTTTGAATAACATTCCGATCTGTACCGTGAATGATGATGAGGACTCATTCAGAACATTGTGGGGTGCCGGCCAGTTCCACCACTCAGAGAAGGATGAGATACCGTATGCCAAATGCAGTTACCCACCCAGCACTGCAGCCCTGGAGAGCCCCGTCAGAGGAGCCTCATCAGGCCCAAACAGGCTCAGAGCGCCCCCACGGCCTCATTCTG AGCCCTGTCGAAAAATCAAAGAGTGCTTCAGAACTTCCAGTGAGAATCCCTTAGGACTTCAGAAG GAAGAAATTAAGGTAAAAAactcaccatcaccaccaaagGCATGCTCTTCTGCTGGCTCTTGTTCTTCGGAGGTGATAAgtgccaagactgatgtcaaagagagCACTGTCTGCATACCAAACTATCTGGATCAGGAAATCAAA ATTCTGGAAAAGCTCTGTAACATTTTACAGACTGATTCTCTGGCAGAAGTTCTACAGTGGCTGCTTCATGCAAGTTCCAAAG aaaaggaGTGGGTCTCAGCTTTGATTCATGCTGAGCTGGCTCAGATAAACTTGTTAACTCACCTCAGAAGAAACACCTCAGCAGAACCAGCAGCAGAGACTGGGAGGCCACAGAAAGTCAAATCGCCCCCAAATTCACCAGCAAAATCAAAAGTGCTACCCAGATCTATGGAAAGACATCAACTGAGCAG AGTGGCAAGCCAAGGAtctgaaggaaataaggaaatacCAAAAG AGGCTGAGCACAACCCTCCATTgtttataagaagaaataaaatgaaaataccagTTGCAGAATATTTCAGCAAACCAAAGTCTCCTCCCAGGCCTAAAACTCAGGAGAGCATGTCAACGAAAGCAATGTCAGCAAGGAATATACAACAAGGATACAGTCTCTCTCCCCAAAGAGCATTTTATCCTGTAACACACCAAAGGTAG
- the C1H4orf17 gene encoding uncharacterized protein C4orf17 homolog isoform X1 — protein sequence MNMSLKSPVSAPQFESKGSHISARNGSCFLVRHTPHPRRVCHIKGLNNIPICTVNDDEDSFRTLWGAGQFHHSEKDEIPYAKCSYPPSTAALESPVRGASSGPNRLRAPPRPHSEPCRKIKECFRTSSENPLGLQKEEIKVKNSPSPPKACSSAGSCSSEVISAKTDVKESTVCIPNYLDQEIKILEKLCNILQTDSLAEVLQWLLHASSKEKEWVSALIHAELAQINLLTHLRRNTSAEPAAETGRPQKVKSPPNSPAKSKVLPRSMERHQLSRG from the exons ATGAACATGAGCCTGAAGTCCCCAGTGTCTGCTCCTCAGTTTGAGAGCAAAGGCAGCCATATTTCAGCGAGAAATGGAAGCTGTTTTCTAGTCAGGCACACCCCTCATCCCAGAAGGGTCTGCCACATCAAAG GTTTGAATAACATTCCGATCTGTACCGTGAATGATGATGAGGACTCATTCAGAACATTGTGGGGTGCCGGCCAGTTCCACCACTCAGAGAAGGATGAGATACCGTATGCCAAATGCAGTTACCCACCCAGCACTGCAGCCCTGGAGAGCCCCGTCAGAGGAGCCTCATCAGGCCCAAACAGGCTCAGAGCGCCCCCACGGCCTCATTCTG AGCCCTGTCGAAAAATCAAAGAGTGCTTCAGAACTTCCAGTGAGAATCCCTTAGGACTTCAGAAG GAAGAAATTAAGGTAAAAAactcaccatcaccaccaaagGCATGCTCTTCTGCTGGCTCTTGTTCTTCGGAGGTGATAAgtgccaagactgatgtcaaagagagCACTGTCTGCATACCAAACTATCTGGATCAGGAAATCAAA ATTCTGGAAAAGCTCTGTAACATTTTACAGACTGATTCTCTGGCAGAAGTTCTACAGTGGCTGCTTCATGCAAGTTCCAAAG aaaaggaGTGGGTCTCAGCTTTGATTCATGCTGAGCTGGCTCAGATAAACTTGTTAACTCACCTCAGAAGAAACACCTCAGCAGAACCAGCAGCAGAGACTGGGAGGCCACAGAAAGTCAAATCGCCCCCAAATTCACCAGCAAAATCAAAAGTGCTACCCAGATCTATGGAAAGACATCAACTGAGCAG AGGCTGA